The following proteins come from a genomic window of Miscanthus floridulus cultivar M001 chromosome 2, ASM1932011v1, whole genome shotgun sequence:
- the LOC136537628 gene encoding purple acid phosphatase 15-like has product MGSGDAMSGRTAEPANLISSVVGGGIFHGGRWDIPRYPAASSTFFFPPKKAQTHESIVGIASATSSSLSCSPTWRHSPPRSTTLTTGLFSPPLGVGGPWQICGGRGPPLPQRRPSSAPPLFRPPVSVPYKFYKFPAWPQAPFRSTNPTARENTHRRSAAMRQGSLPLLLIAAVAAAAVSAAPASTLSGPSRPVTVPVGDRGHAVDLPDTDQRVQRRVTGWAPEQVAVALSAAPSSAWVSWITGDFQMGGAVKPLDPGTVGSVVRYGLAADSLVHEATGESLVYSQLYPFEGLQNYTSGIIHHVRLQGLEPGTRYFYRCGDPSIPDAMSDVHAFRTMPAVGPESYPGRIAVVGDLGLTYNTTSTVEHMVRNQPDLVLLLGDVCYANLYLTNGTGTDCYSCSFANSTPIHETYQPRWDYWGRYMEPVTSSIPMMVVEGNHEIEEQIDNKTFASYSSRFAFPSEESGSFSPFYYSFDVGGIHFVMLASYADYNRSGAQYRWLEEDLVKVDRSVTPWLIAGWHAPWYTTYQAHYREAECMRVEMEELLYAYGVDVVFTGHVHAYERSNRVFNYTLDACGPVHVSVGDGGNREKMATAHADDPGHCPDPASTPDPFMGGRLCAANFTTGPAAGRFCWDRQPDYSAYRESSFGHGVLEVKNDTHALWRWHRNQDLNADVAADEVYIVREPDKCLAKSTRLLAY; this is encoded by the exons ATGGGATCAGGGGACGCCATGAGTGGCCGGACAGCGGAGCCAGCCAATCTCATCTCATCGGTGGTCGGCGGCGGCATCTTCCATGGCGGGCGATGGGATATTCCTCGCTATCCTGCAGCTTCGTCCACTTTTTTCTTCCCCCCCAAAAAAGCTCAAACGCACGAGAGCATTGTAGGCATAGCCTCAGCTACATCGTCCTCGCTATCCTGCAGCCCAACTTGGAGGCACAGTCCGCCGCGTAGCACCACGTTGACTACTGGCCTTTTCTCCCCTCCCCTTGGGGTTGGGGGCCCTTGGCAAATCTGCGGTGGTCGGGGCCCGCCGCTGCCACAGCGCCGTCCGTCGTCGGCTCCTCCGCTCTTCCGCCCACCCGTTTCCGTTCCCTATAAATTCTATAAATTCCCGGCCTGGCCGCAAGCCCCGTTCCGCTCCACCAACCCGACGGCGAGGGAGAACACACACCGCAGGTCCGCAGCGATGCGTCAGGgctcgctgccgctgctgctgatTGCGGCAGTAGCGGCTGCCGCGGTTTCCGCCGCGCCGGCGTCGACGCTGTCCGGGCCGTCGCGGCCGGTGACGGTGCCGGTCGGGGACAGGGGCCACGCGGTGGACCTGCCGGACACGGACCAGCGGGTGCAGCGCCGCGTCACGGGCTGGGCGCCCGAGCAGGTCGCCGTCGCGCTCTCCGCCGCGCCCAGCTCCGCCTGGGTCTCCTGGATCACAG GGGACTTCCAGATGGGCGGCGCCGTCAAGCCGCTGGACCCCGGCACGGTGGGCAGCGTCGTGCGCTACGGCCTCGCCGCCGACTCCCTCGTCCACGAGGCCACCGGGGAGTCGCTCGTGTACAGCCAGCTCTACCCCTTCGAGGGCCTCCAGAACTACACCTCCGGCATCATCCACCATGTCCGCCTCCAAGGCCTGGAGCCTGGGACCAGGTACTTCTACCGGTGCGGCGACCCGTCCATCCCGGACGCCATGAGCGACGTGCACGCGTTCCGGACGATGCCGGCCGTCGGTCCCGAGAGCTACCCGGGGAGGATCGCCGTGGTCGGGGACCTCGGGCTCACGTACAACACCACCTCGACGGTGGAGCACATGGTGCGCAACCAGCCCGACCTGGTGCTCCTCCTCGGCGACGTCTGCTACGCCAACCTGTACCTGACCAACGGCACCGGAACCGACTGCTACTCCTGCTCCTTCGCCAACTCCACGCCCATCCACGAGACCTACCAGCCGCGCTGGGACTACTGGGGAAG GTACATGGAGCCCGTGACGTCGAGCATTCCGATGATGGTGGTAGAGGGCAACCATGAGATCGAGGAGCAGATTGACAACAAGACGTTCGCGTCCTACAGCTCCAGGTTCGCGTTCCCGTCGGAGGAGAGCGGGTCATTCTCCCCGTTCTACTACTCGTTCGACGTTGGCGGCATCCACTTCGTCATGCTTGCGTCTTATGCCGACTACAACAGATCAG GTGCGCAGTACCGATGGCTGGAGGAGGACTTGGTGAAGGTGGACAGGTCGGTGACGCCGTGGCTGATCGCCGGCTGGCACGCGCCCTGGTACACCACGTACCAGGCTCACTACAGGGAAGCCGAGTGCATGAGGGTGGAGATGGAGGAGCTCCTCTACGCCTACGGCGTCGACGTCGTCTTCACTGGCCAT GTGCACGCGTACGAGCGGTCGAACCGGGTATTCAACTACACGTTGGACGCGTGCGGCCCCGTGCACGTCTCGGTGGGCGACGGCGGCAACCGCGAGAAGATGGCGACGGCGCACGCGGACGACCCGGGCCACTGCCCGGACCCGGCGTCGACGCCGGACCCCTTCATGGGCGGCCGCCTCTGCGCGGCCAACTTCACGACGGGCCCCGCGGCGGGGCGCTTTTGCTGGGACCGGCAGCCGGACTACAGCGCGTACAGGGAGAGCAGTTTCGGGCACGGCGTCCTGGAGGTGAAGAACGACACGCACGCGCTCTGGCGGTGGCACCGCAACCAGGACCTCAACGCCGACGTCGCCGCCGACGAGGTCTACATCGTCAGGGAGCCCGACAAGTGCCTCGCCAAGTCAACTAGATTATTGGCCTATTGA
- the LOC136514960 gene encoding uncharacterized protein encodes MSRCFPFPPPGYEKTARPDAQLASHLQQQQQQQLDKEKQKEKKYKKDKKDKDRKEGKEKKDKDRSKDKHKDKKDRKEKYKDKKKDKSKDKSRESGEGIDRNDEALHGQKVGESSRGSEEIKDLKFREGLVRKVQDEKGAASRPIENYAVSNDRNRKGFSASPAMETERSALNKVHIQPSNASRKNEGLVQQSTNANQQKNGASIRHSEGFTTSAQRTAGGFPPAPTTEEKFKAARPSSSTEAAPRKEGIGQRISNISILVQKRTENTNKDVAKKEVGTSSPLPPNPANAMHKGNGKVGRPMENTQASMQRFGSPSTSSAAGGMDRGTPRSSIPSPSITIRRPNGMVRPAENLSVSAKKPDAGGLSPAMGKEKEQGGRLLQANISTDQKLVMSKPPAVEKAADGRAERMEKVRDGAPDVAKKEDKKSDRHEKKKRKERDKHREKKKEKEAKKEKGEHNHKEHDKTRENNISYPIDSLNLKPSAPPLAPPVDDGKSVVPDENLKKRKNHETNGYLQNNLDMRPTKLPRPALLSNRVENGTASHVAAPLFSVKPEAINIEKAERLHKEEKVNGNQQAQRAPVDPVAAYENGTTSRKSPHPDCKYLSQIYSIPEAPQMMELPGQEGEDWLFDQGGTQSRKPSSAPEADGVPQVWAQALKIDPADVIALPYVIPF; translated from the exons ATGTCTCGCTGCTTCCCGTTTCCGCCACCAGGATATGAGAAGACCGCGCGCCCCGACGCCCAGCTAGCCTCCcacctgcagcagcagcagcagcagcagcttgacAAG GAGAAACAAAAAGAGAAGAAgtataagaaggacaagaaggataaAGATAGAAAAGAAGGTAAAGAAAAGAAGGATAAAGACAGGAGTAAGGATAAGCACAAAGACAAGAAAGATCgaaaagaaaaatacaaagacaagAAAAAAGACAAGAGCAAAGATAAAAGCAGGGAATCAGGAGAAGGAATTGACAGAAATGACGAAGCTCTCCATGGTCAGAAGGTTGGAGAGAGCAGCAGGGGATCTGAAGAAATCAAGGATCTTAAATTCAGGGAGGGCTTGGTCAGAAAAGTACAGGATGAGAAAGGGGCCGCGAGTCGACCTATTGAAAATTATGCTGTTTCAAATGATCGAAATCGCAAAGGCTTCAGTGCTTCACCCGCAATGGAGACTGAAAGGTCTGCACTTAATAAAGTGCATATTCAGCCTAGCAATGCTTCAAGGAAAAATGAGGGATTGGTACAACAGAGCACCAATGCCAATCAACAAAAGAATGGGGCATCAATACGGCATTCTGAAGGCTTCACCACTTCTGCTCAAAGAACTGCCGGTGGTTTTCCACCGGCACCTACAACGGAGGAAAAATTCAAAGCTGCAAGGCCTTCATCCAGTACTGAAGCCGCACCCAGAAAAGAGGGGATTGGACAGCGAATCAGTAACATTAGCATATTGGTTCAAAAGAGAACTGAGAACACAAATAAAGATGTTGCGAAGAAAGAAGTTGGCACCTCCTCTCCATTGCCTCCAAATCCTGCTAATGCTATGCATAAGGGAAATGGCAAGGTTGGTAGGCCAATGGAgaacacacaagcatccatgcagaGATTTGGCAGCCCATCGACGTCAAGTGCAGCAGGGGGGATGGATAGAGGAACACCTAGGTCATCCATCCCAAGCCCGAGCATTACAATACGGAGGCCGAATGGAATGGTACGGCCGGCTGAAAACCTTTCTGTCTCTGCTAAGAAACCTGATGCAGGAGGCCTTTCTCCTGCTATGGGTAAGGAAAAGGAACAAGGTGGAAGGTTGCTGCAAGCTAATATTTCAACTGATCAGAAACTGGTTATGTCAAAACCTCCAGCTGTGGAGAAAGCTGCAGATGGAAGAGCAGAAAGGATGGAGAAGGTCAGAGATGGGGCACCTGATGTTGCTAAGAAAGAGGACAAAAAGAGTGATCGtcatgagaaaaagaaaaggaaagagagAGATAAACAcagagagaagaaaaaggagaaaGAGGCAAAGAAGGAGAAAGGGGAACATAATCACAAAGAGCATGATAAGACAAGAGAGAACAATATAAGTTATCCGATAGATAGTCTTAACTTGAAGCCCTCAGCCCCTCCTTTAGCCCCACCAGTTGATGATGGAAAATCTGTTGTGCCTGATGAGAACCTGAAGAAGCGAAAGAATCATGAAACGAATGGTTACTTACAAA ACAACCTTGATATGCGGCCTACAAAGTTGCCGAGACCAGCCCTCCTCAGCAATCGTGTGGAGAATGGTACAGCATCTCATGTAGCCGCGCCACTCTTTTCTGTGAAGCCGGAAGCCATTAATATTGAAAAGGCTGAAAGGCTCCACAAGGAAGAGAAGGTCAATGGCAACCAACAGGCTCAGCGAGCTCCAGTCGATCCGGTGGCTGCTTATGAGAATGGCACAACTTCTAGGAAGTCACCTCACCCCGACTGCAAGTATCTTAGCCAGATATACAGCATTCCTGAAGCACCACAAATGATGGAATTGCCTGGGCAGGAAGGTGAGGACTGGCTGTTCGACCAAGGTGGGACCCAATCAAGGAAGCCCAGTTCAGCGCCCGAGGCTGATGGAGTCCCCCAAGTGTGGGCTCAGGCTCTGAAAATTGACCCTGCTGATGTCATTGCTTTACCATACGTGATACCCTTTTAG
- the LOC136537626 gene encoding CRIB domain-containing protein RIC7-like, translating into MKGIRSLSQMFAAYDGEEEEEREMVIGYPTDVQHVGHIGWDGHNNTVGAGAAMASMVNAFSLPSSLSLHHLDMAMDRAAAHASA; encoded by the coding sequence ATGAAGGGGATACGGAGCCTGTCGCAGATGTTCGCGGCGTacgacggcgaggaggaggaggagcgggagaTGGTGATCGGGTACCCCACGGACGTGCAGCACGTGGGGCACATCGGCTGGGACGGCCACAACAACACGGtgggcgccggcgccgccatGGCGAGCATGGTGAACGCCTTCTCGctgccctcctccctctccctccaccACCTCGACATGGCCATGGACCGCGCCGCCGCGCACGCCTCCGCCTGA
- the LOC136537629 gene encoding uncharacterized protein, translating into MDGMRAVPSPSGSNLPTFFRWCLGGMAVFVSARDADAGARVLDIRKELEADCGHLSASQADLLARAHFLGGGGGGVEELEADCGHISASQADLLARAHFLGVCGCGEEEEEAEVFSTPPLTQQDPQRQGQSQRGQAGEGEDGIAMCSMPFTQTQPSSPSSASSSSSDSRPRKPRICTRKVRADAKIWTATATPTPSPSPELDPLVRSVLMVPTAPLPTTGHKDILELARSRGIF; encoded by the coding sequence ATGGATGGTATGAGGGCGGTTCCCTCTCCTTCCGGTTCCAATCTCCCAACTTTCTTCCGTTGGTGCCTCGGCGGCATGGCCGTCTTTGTCTCCGCTCGGGACGCGGATGCCGGTGCGAGAGTATTAGATATCAGGAAGGAGTTGGAGGCGGACTGCGGCCATCTCTCCGCCTCGCAGGCGGACCTCCTCGCCCGCGCCCacttcctcggcggcggcggcggcggcgtggaggaGTTGGAGGCGGACTGCGGCCATATCTCCGCCTCGCAGGCGGACCTCCTCGCCCGCGCCCACTTCCTCGGCGTCTGCGGctgcggcgaggaggaggaggaggccgaggtgTTCAGCACGCCGCCTCTCACACAGCAGGACCCGCAGAGGCAGGGCCAAAGCCAGCGAGGTCAGGCGGGGGAGGGGGAGGACGGCATCGCCATGTGCTCCATGCCCTTCACCCAGACCCAGCCTTCCTCCCCTTCTTccgcttcctcctcttcctcggaTAGCCGGCCGCGGAAGCCTAGGATCTGCACGAGGAAGGTGAGAGCCGACGCCAAGATCTGGACTGCGACTGCGACTCCGACTCCGAGCCCCAGCCCTGAACTCGACCCTCTCGTCAGGAGCGTGCTCATGGTCCCCACCGCTCCTCTTCCAACCACCGGTCATAAGGATATCCTCGAGCTTGCTCGCAGCCGCGGCATCTTCTGA